One genomic segment of Pseudomonas sp. RU47 includes these proteins:
- a CDS encoding glutathione S-transferase family protein, which yields MSELILHHYPTSPFAEKARLLLGFKGLSWRSVHISPVMPKPDLTALTGGYRKTPVLQIGADIYCDTSLIARRLEQEKALPAFFPEGQEFTAASFATWADSVVFQHAVSLVFQPESVAVRFAKLPPEAIKAFIADRAGLFSGGSATRLSAEQAKHQWPTIMARLEQQLQREQGDFLFGEPSIADFALAHPMWFLKATHVTAPLVDEYPAVAAWLGRVLGFGHGAASAMTSEEALEVARNATPAALPDEQFVDPNGFKAGQQVAIAATDYGVDPVVGELLFAGSEELIIRREDERGGVVHVHFPRFGFRIEAR from the coding sequence ATGTCCGAGTTGATTCTGCATCATTACCCGACCTCTCCATTTGCCGAGAAGGCCCGCCTGCTGCTGGGCTTCAAAGGCTTGTCGTGGCGCTCGGTGCATATTTCGCCGGTGATGCCGAAACCGGATCTGACCGCCCTGACCGGTGGCTATCGCAAGACCCCGGTGCTGCAGATTGGCGCTGATATCTATTGCGACACCTCGCTGATCGCCCGTCGTCTGGAGCAGGAAAAGGCGTTGCCGGCGTTCTTCCCCGAAGGTCAGGAGTTTACCGCCGCCAGTTTTGCCACATGGGCTGACTCGGTGGTGTTTCAACATGCGGTGAGCCTGGTGTTTCAACCGGAATCGGTGGCGGTGCGCTTCGCCAAGTTGCCGCCGGAAGCGATCAAAGCTTTTATTGCCGACCGCGCTGGTCTGTTCAGTGGTGGCAGCGCCACGCGTTTGTCTGCTGAACAAGCCAAGCACCAGTGGCCGACGATCATGGCGCGGCTGGAGCAGCAGTTGCAGCGCGAGCAGGGCGACTTCCTGTTCGGCGAACCGTCGATTGCCGACTTTGCACTGGCGCATCCCATGTGGTTCCTGAAAGCGACTCACGTCACTGCACCGCTGGTGGATGAGTATCCGGCGGTTGCAGCCTGGTTGGGCCGAGTGCTGGGCTTTGGCCATGGCGCGGCGAGCGCGATGACCTCGGAAGAAGCGCTGGAGGTGGCACGCAACGCGACACCGGCGGCATTGCCGGATGAGCAGTTCGTAGATCCGAACGGCTTCAAGGCTGGGCAGCAGGTGGCGATCGCCGCGACCGATTACGGAGTTGATCCGGTGGTGGGTGAGTTGCTGTTTGCCGGTAGCGAAGAGTTGATCATTCGTCGCGAAGACGAGCGTGGCGGCGTGGTGCATGTGCACTTTCCGCGTTTTGGTTTCCGTATCGAAGCCCGCTAA
- a CDS encoding glutaredoxin family protein, whose protein sequence is MLGKVLKKVALVLLVVVVYQNWGKIERVFNPSQMVAEQTRAQANVVLYATDWCGYCKQTKRFLDSKGIPFQEFDIEKDAEARKAYEALGGRGIPLIDVNGTLIRGFDPDEILAALK, encoded by the coding sequence ATGCTCGGCAAAGTGCTGAAGAAGGTTGCGCTGGTTCTGCTGGTGGTCGTGGTCTATCAGAACTGGGGCAAGATCGAGCGGGTGTTCAATCCGTCGCAGATGGTTGCAGAGCAGACGCGGGCCCAAGCCAACGTCGTGCTCTACGCCACCGACTGGTGCGGCTACTGCAAGCAGACCAAACGTTTTCTCGACAGCAAGGGGATTCCCTTCCAGGAGTTCGACATCGAGAAGGATGCCGAGGCGCGCAAGGCGTACGAGGCATTGGGTGGGCGCGGGATTCCGTTGATTGATGTGAACGGTACGTTGATTCGCGGATTTGACCCGGACGAAATCCTCGCCGCCCTGAAGTAA
- the yejK gene encoding nucleoid-associated protein YejK: MPIRHCIVHLIDKKPDGTPAVLHARDTELAESAAIENMLADLNENYNAKQGKAWGLFHPESGAFPFSGWLKEYMEGGKDFTAFSKVAVEHLQKLMEESNLSVGGHVLFAHYQQGMTDYLAIALLHHSEGVAVTDELDVTPSRHLDLGQLHLAARINVSEWQNNKQSKQYISFIKGKNGKKVSEYFRDFIGCQEGVDGPGETRTLLKAFSDFVESEDLPEESAREKTKTLVDYASSQAKLGEPMGLEELSELIDEERPKAFYDHIRNKDYGLSPEIPADKRTLNQFRRFTGRAEGLSISFEAHLLGSKIEYDEEAGTLVIKGLPTSLTDQLKRRN; this comes from the coding sequence ATGCCGATCCGTCATTGCATCGTCCACCTGATCGACAAAAAACCCGACGGCACACCCGCAGTTCTGCACGCCCGTGACACGGAACTGGCCGAGTCTGCAGCCATCGAGAACATGCTCGCCGACCTCAACGAGAACTATAACGCCAAACAGGGCAAAGCCTGGGGTCTGTTCCACCCGGAATCCGGTGCATTCCCCTTCAGCGGCTGGCTGAAGGAATACATGGAAGGCGGCAAGGACTTCACCGCGTTCAGCAAGGTCGCGGTCGAGCACCTGCAAAAGTTGATGGAAGAATCGAACCTGTCGGTCGGCGGCCATGTACTGTTCGCCCACTATCAGCAAGGCATGACCGACTACCTGGCCATCGCCCTGCTGCACCATAGCGAAGGCGTGGCGGTGACCGATGAGCTGGACGTGACCCCGTCGCGCCACCTCGACCTCGGCCAACTGCACCTGGCGGCGCGGATCAACGTCTCCGAGTGGCAGAACAACAAGCAGTCCAAGCAGTACATCTCGTTCATCAAGGGCAAGAACGGTAAGAAGGTGTCGGAATACTTCCGCGACTTCATTGGCTGCCAGGAAGGTGTCGACGGCCCGGGCGAGACGCGCACGCTGCTCAAAGCGTTCAGCGACTTCGTCGAGAGCGAAGACCTGCCGGAAGAATCCGCTCGCGAGAAGACCAAAACCCTGGTCGATTACGCCAGCAGCCAGGCCAAACTCGGCGAACCGATGGGTCTGGAAGAGTTGTCCGAGCTGATCGACGAAGAACGCCCGAAAGCCTTCTACGATCACATCCGCAACAAGGATTACGGCCTGTCGCCCGAGATTCCGGCGGACAAACGCACCCTGAATCAATTCCGCCGCTTCACCGGGCGCGCCGAAGGCCTGTCGATCAGCTTTGAAGCGCATCTGCTGGGTTCGAAGATCGAGTACGACGAAGAGGCGGGCACGCTGGTGATCAAAGGCCTGCCAACGTCGCTCACCGATCAGCTGAAGCGCCGTAACTGA
- a CDS encoding HU family DNA-binding protein yields the protein MALTKDQLIADIAEAIDAPKTTARNALDQLGQIVADQLENGGEITLPGIGKLKVTERPARTGRNPSTGAAIEIPAKKVIKLVVAKGLTDAVNK from the coding sequence ATGGCTCTTACTAAAGACCAACTGATCGCCGACATCGCTGAAGCTATCGACGCGCCGAAAACCACCGCGCGTAACGCTCTGGACCAGCTGGGCCAAATCGTTGCCGATCAGCTGGAAAACGGCGGCGAAATCACCTTGCCAGGTATCGGCAAGCTGAAAGTGACCGAGCGTCCTGCCCGCACTGGCCGTAACCCTTCGACTGGCGCTGCCATCGAAATCCCTGCGAAGAAAGTGATCAAGCTGGTTGTGGCCAAAGGCCTGACCGACGCTGTGAACAAGTAA
- the rlmF gene encoding 23S rRNA (adenine(1618)-N(6))-methyltransferase RlmF: MNAPRTPKPARKKPDTATPAKTAEPREKASLHPRNRHQGRYDFPALIKTTPELAKFVITNPYGKESIDFASPDAVRVFNRALLKSFYGIQHWDIPADYLCPPVPGRADYVHFLADLLASMNDGKVPRGAIVNVLDIGMGANCVYPLIGNSEYRWHFLGSEIDPTAVAAARAIVQSNDLSKVIQLRQQENRKHILIGLLEPGERFDLTMCNPPFHASMDEATKGSERKWRALGKADPKRKLPVLNFGGQSAELWCEGGEARFVTQLIAESANFQHKVLWFSTLVSKASNLPAIETALKKAGVLESQVVEMSQGQKQSRFVAWTFQTKSEQQIWRRERWVR, from the coding sequence ATGAACGCCCCCCGCACACCCAAACCTGCGCGCAAGAAGCCTGACACCGCGACCCCGGCCAAGACCGCCGAGCCGCGTGAAAAGGCCAGCCTGCACCCGCGCAATCGCCATCAGGGTCGTTACGACTTCCCGGCGCTGATCAAGACCACGCCGGAACTGGCGAAGTTCGTGATCACCAACCCGTACGGCAAGGAAAGCATCGACTTCGCCAGTCCCGATGCGGTGCGCGTGTTCAACCGGGCGCTGCTCAAGTCGTTTTATGGCATTCAGCATTGGGACATTCCGGCGGACTACCTCTGCCCGCCAGTGCCGGGCCGTGCCGATTACGTGCACTTCCTTGCGGATTTGCTGGCCAGCATGAACGACGGCAAGGTCCCACGCGGCGCGATCGTCAATGTGCTGGACATCGGCATGGGCGCCAACTGCGTGTATCCGCTGATCGGCAATAGCGAATACCGCTGGCACTTCCTCGGTTCGGAGATCGACCCGACGGCCGTGGCTGCCGCCCGAGCCATCGTTCAGTCCAACGATCTGAGCAAGGTCATCCAGTTGCGCCAGCAGGAAAACCGCAAGCACATCCTGATCGGCTTGCTGGAACCGGGTGAGCGCTTTGACCTGACCATGTGCAACCCGCCTTTCCACGCTTCGATGGACGAAGCGACCAAGGGCAGCGAGCGCAAATGGCGTGCACTGGGCAAGGCCGACCCGAAACGCAAACTGCCGGTGCTGAACTTCGGTGGCCAATCGGCCGAGCTGTGGTGTGAGGGCGGTGAAGCGCGCTTCGTGACGCAACTGATCGCTGAGAGCGCGAACTTCCAGCATAAGGTGCTGTGGTTCAGCACGCTGGTGTCGAAAGCCTCGAACCTGCCCGCCATCGAAACCGCACTGAAAAAGGCTGGCGTGCTGGAAAGCCAGGTCGTGGAGATGTCCCAAGGTCAGAAGCAAAGCCGTTTCGTCGCCTGGACCTTCCAGACCAAGTCCGAGCAGCAGATCTGGCGCCGCGAACGCTGGGTTCGCTGA
- a CDS encoding transposase domain-containing protein: protein MDSLLDPALVEQALEQAGLATLRKRRLPLERH, encoded by the coding sequence GTGGATTCTTTGCTCGATCCTGCACTGGTCGAGCAGGCACTGGAACAGGCCGGCTTAGCAACCCTGCGCAAGCGGCGGTTGCCCTTGGAAAGGCACTGA
- a CDS encoding valine--tRNA ligase — MDKTYQPHAIETSWYNTWESENYFAPQGAGDSYTIMIPPPNVTGSLHMGHGFNNAIMDALIRFRRMQGRNTLWQPGTDHAGIATQMLVERQLEATGQNRHDLGREKFLEKVWEWKDQSGGNISRQIRRLGSSVDWSRERFTMDDGLSEAVKEAFVRLHEDGLIYRGKRLVNWDTKLHTAISDLEVENHDEKGFLWNLKYPLADGAKTADGNDFLIVATTRPETMLGDSAVAVNPNDERYQALIGKFVELPLVGRRIPIIADDYCDPEFGTGCVKITPAHDFNDYEVGKRHNLPLLNIFDKNANVLPAAQVFNLDGTLNDSIDGAIPAEYAGLERFEARKQIVAAFDAAGLLVSVNDHGLKVPKGDRSGTIIEPWLTDQWYVSTKPLAEPAIAAVEDGRIQFVPKQYENMYFSWMRDIQDWCISRQLWWGHRIPAWYDESGKVYVGRDEAEVRAKHNLGPDVALQQDNDVLDTWFSSGLWTFSTLGWPEQTEFLKKFHSTDVLVTGFDIIFFWVARMIMLTMHLIKNEDGTPQVPFKTVYVHGLVRDGQGQKMSKSKGNVLDPLDIIDGIELEDLVQKRTSGLMQPKLAKKIEKQTRDEFADGIASYGTDALRFTFCSLASTGRDIKFDMGRVEGYRNFCNKIWNAARYVLDKGEDCGQNGEAYELSLADRWIISQLQRTEAEVTRQLDQFRFDLAAQALYEFIWNQYCDWYLELSKPVLWDENAPVERQRGTRRTLVRVLEVALRLAHPFMPFITEEIWQRIAPLAGIQGKTIMLQAWPVANEERIDPAAEDDIEWLKELMLGTRNIRGEMNIGPGKPLPIYLKNVSAEDQRRLTENEALLKKLARLESITVLQAGEEAPLSATALVGEMEVLVPMAGLIDKGAELARLDKEILRLQGEVQRVGGKLSNAGFVDKAPAEVIEKERAKLAEAEQALGKLAEQHARIASL, encoded by the coding sequence ATGGATAAGACCTACCAGCCGCACGCCATTGAAACTTCCTGGTACAACACCTGGGAGTCCGAGAACTACTTCGCCCCGCAAGGCGCGGGCGACTCCTACACCATCATGATCCCGCCGCCGAACGTCACCGGCAGCCTGCACATGGGTCACGGTTTCAACAACGCGATCATGGACGCCCTGATCCGTTTCCGCCGCATGCAGGGTCGCAATACCCTGTGGCAGCCGGGCACCGACCACGCCGGCATCGCTACGCAAATGCTGGTGGAGCGTCAACTGGAAGCCACCGGCCAGAATCGTCACGATCTGGGCCGCGAGAAATTCCTCGAGAAGGTCTGGGAGTGGAAGGATCAATCCGGCGGCAACATCAGCCGTCAGATCCGCCGCCTCGGCTCGTCCGTCGACTGGAGCCGCGAGCGCTTCACCATGGACGACGGTCTCTCGGAAGCGGTCAAAGAAGCCTTCGTGCGCCTGCACGAAGACGGCCTGATCTACCGCGGCAAGCGTCTGGTCAACTGGGACACCAAGCTGCACACGGCGATTTCCGACCTCGAAGTGGAAAACCACGACGAGAAAGGTTTCCTGTGGAACCTGAAGTACCCGTTGGCCGACGGCGCGAAAACCGCTGATGGCAACGATTTCCTGATTGTCGCGACCACCCGTCCGGAAACCATGCTCGGCGACTCCGCCGTTGCGGTGAACCCGAACGACGAGCGCTACCAGGCCCTGATCGGCAAGTTTGTCGAGCTGCCACTGGTTGGCCGCCGCATCCCGATCATCGCCGACGATTACTGCGATCCTGAATTCGGCACCGGTTGCGTGAAAATCACCCCGGCCCACGATTTCAACGACTACGAAGTCGGCAAGCGCCACAACCTGCCGCTGCTGAATATCTTCGACAAGAATGCCAACGTGCTGCCGGCAGCCCAGGTGTTCAACCTCGACGGCACGCTGAACGACAGCATCGACGGCGCGATTCCAGCTGAGTACGCCGGTCTTGAGCGTTTCGAAGCGCGTAAGCAAATCGTTGCTGCGTTCGACGCCGCCGGCCTGCTGGTCAGCGTCAACGACCACGGCCTGAAAGTACCGAAAGGCGACCGCTCCGGCACCATCATCGAGCCGTGGTTGACCGACCAGTGGTACGTGTCGACCAAGCCTTTGGCCGAGCCTGCAATTGCCGCCGTTGAAGACGGTCGCATCCAGTTCGTACCGAAGCAGTACGAAAACATGTACTTCTCGTGGATGCGCGACATCCAGGACTGGTGCATCAGCCGCCAGCTGTGGTGGGGCCACCGGATTCCAGCCTGGTACGACGAGTCGGGCAAGGTCTATGTAGGTCGCGACGAAGCCGAAGTGCGTGCCAAGCACAACCTGGGTCCGGACGTTGCACTGCAACAGGACAACGACGTACTCGACACCTGGTTCAGTTCTGGTCTGTGGACGTTCTCCACCCTGGGCTGGCCTGAGCAGACCGAGTTCCTGAAGAAATTCCACTCCACCGACGTACTGGTGACGGGCTTCGACATCATTTTCTTCTGGGTTGCCCGGATGATCATGCTGACCATGCACCTGATCAAGAACGAAGACGGCACGCCACAAGTTCCGTTCAAGACCGTTTATGTGCACGGTCTGGTGCGCGATGGCCAGGGCCAGAAGATGTCCAAGTCCAAGGGCAACGTCCTGGACCCGCTGGACATCATCGACGGTATCGAGCTGGAAGACCTGGTGCAGAAGCGCACCTCCGGCCTGATGCAGCCGAAACTGGCGAAGAAGATCGAGAAGCAGACCCGCGACGAGTTCGCCGATGGCATCGCCAGCTACGGCACCGACGCCCTGCGCTTCACCTTCTGCTCGCTGGCCTCGACCGGTCGCGACATCAAGTTCGACATGGGCCGCGTTGAAGGCTATCGCAACTTCTGCAACAAGATCTGGAACGCCGCGCGTTATGTTCTGGACAAGGGCGAAGACTGCGGCCAGAACGGCGAAGCCTACGAGCTGTCGCTGGCAGATCGCTGGATCATCTCGCAGTTGCAACGCACCGAAGCCGAAGTGACCCGTCAACTCGATCAGTTCCGTTTCGACCTGGCGGCGCAAGCGCTGTACGAGTTCATCTGGAACCAGTACTGCGACTGGTACCTGGAATTGTCCAAGCCAGTGCTGTGGGACGAGAACGCGCCGGTTGAACGTCAGCGTGGTACTCGCCGTACGCTGGTACGCGTACTGGAAGTGGCGCTGCGTCTGGCGCACCCGTTCATGCCGTTCATCACTGAAGAAATCTGGCAGCGCATTGCGCCGCTGGCCGGCATTCAGGGCAAGACGATCATGCTGCAAGCGTGGCCAGTGGCCAACGAAGAGCGCATTGATCCGGCCGCCGAAGACGACATTGAATGGCTCAAGGAACTGATGCTCGGCACACGTAACATCCGTGGCGAAATGAACATCGGCCCGGGCAAGCCACTGCCGATCTACCTGAAGAACGTCAGCGCTGAAGACCAGCGCCGCCTGACCGAGAACGAAGCGCTGCTGAAGAAACTGGCGCGTCTGGAATCGATCACCGTTCTACAGGCTGGTGAAGAAGCACCGCTGTCCGCCACTGCTCTGGTTGGCGAGATGGAAGTGCTGGTGCCGATGGCCGGCCTGATCGACAAGGGCGCCGAGCTGGCACGCCTGGACAAGGAAATCCTGCGTCTGCAGGGCGAAGTCCAGCGGGTTGGCGGCAAACTGTCCAACGCCGGTTTCGTCGACAAGGCCCCGGCCGAAGTCATCGAGAAGGAACGCGCCAAACTGGCCGAGGCTGAACAAGCCCTGGGCAAACTGGCCGAGCAGCATGCGCGGATTGCCAGCCTGTAA
- a CDS encoding DNA polymerase III subunit chi gives MDTPKPQQKSAHLLDDLESIRQLLGDDNLQPPLLTDTVDDGEQEQIPMLFDSVGAEPAAVEPPPAPAPTPAAPPAATAAKGPDALLHLDSELRAAAQLIMQDVIDDFAPHIETEIKRRLDARMERLLSQYE, from the coding sequence ATGGACACTCCGAAACCGCAACAAAAGTCCGCGCACCTGTTGGATGATCTTGAATCGATCCGCCAGTTACTCGGCGATGACAACCTGCAACCACCGCTGTTGACCGACACCGTCGACGACGGTGAACAGGAACAGATTCCGATGTTGTTTGATTCGGTCGGCGCCGAACCCGCCGCTGTCGAACCACCACCCGCGCCAGCTCCGACACCCGCCGCACCACCGGCTGCGACCGCCGCTAAAGGCCCGGACGCCCTGCTCCACCTCGACAGCGAACTGCGCGCCGCCGCGCAATTGATCATGCAAGACGTGATCGACGACTTCGCGCCGCACATCGAAACCGAAATCAAACGCCGCCTCGATGCGCGCATGGAACGGCTCCTCAGCCAGTACGAATAA
- a CDS encoding DNA polymerase III subunit chi — MTKVDFYILPSADPSARLDFACKLTEKAWRMGHRIYLHCSDAAQRDDLDARLWAFKGETFVPHGPADSEPDGLIVLGLGEDCGQHQDLLVNLDLKVPGFASKFARVAEVVVEDPTIRAAARESFRFYREQGYPLQDHRLQRL; from the coding sequence ATGACCAAAGTCGACTTCTATATCCTGCCCAGCGCCGACCCTTCGGCTCGTCTGGACTTTGCCTGCAAGCTCACCGAGAAAGCCTGGCGCATGGGCCACCGCATCTACCTGCATTGCAGCGACGCGGCTCAGCGTGACGATCTTGATGCGCGCCTGTGGGCATTCAAGGGCGAAACCTTCGTGCCGCATGGCCCGGCCGACAGCGAACCGGACGGTTTGATTGTGTTGGGATTGGGTGAGGACTGCGGTCAGCATCAGGATTTGCTGGTCAATCTCGACCTGAAAGTCCCGGGCTTCGCCAGCAAATTCGCCCGAGTGGCGGAAGTGGTGGTGGAAGATCCGACGATTCGAGCGGCCGCGCGGGAGAGTTTCCGTTTCTACCGCGAACAGGGCTATCCTCTGCAAGACCACCGTTTACAGCGACTCTGA
- a CDS encoding leucyl aminopeptidase, translated as MELVVKSVSPETLKTATLVVAVGEGRKLGVAAKQVDELSGGAISAVLKRGDLAGKVGQSLLLHSLPNLKAERVLLVGVGKDEELGDRPFRKIVAGILNTLKGLGGSDAVLALDEVIVKNRDSYGKTRLLAETLVDGEYTFDQFKSQKAEPRALKKITLLTIKAAQAEVQRAVNHATAIANGMAFTRDLGNLPPNICHPTFLGEQAKNLGKEFKDLKVEVLDEKKIKSLGMGSFYAVGQGSEQPPRLIVMQYNGGKKSEKPYALVGKGITFDTGGISLKPGAGMDEMKYDMGGAASVFGTLRAVLELKLPINLVCILACAENMPSGNATRPGDIVTTMSGQTVEILNTDAEGRLVLCDALTYSERFKPQAVIDIATLTGACVVALGAHTSGLLGNNDELIGQLLSAGKAADDRAWQLPLFDEYQEQLDSPFADIANIGGPKAGTITAACFLSRFTKNLNWAHLDIAGTAWTSGGKDKGATGRPVPLLTQYLLDRAKA; from the coding sequence ATGGAACTGGTTGTAAAAAGCGTTAGCCCAGAAACGTTGAAAACCGCCACCCTGGTGGTTGCCGTCGGCGAAGGCCGCAAACTCGGCGTCGCCGCCAAACAGGTCGACGAACTCAGCGGTGGCGCGATCAGCGCCGTGCTCAAGCGTGGCGATCTGGCCGGCAAGGTTGGCCAGAGCCTGTTGCTGCACAGCCTGCCGAACCTCAAAGCCGAACGCGTGCTGCTGGTCGGCGTGGGCAAGGACGAAGAACTGGGCGACCGTCCGTTCCGCAAAATCGTTGCCGGCATCCTCAACACCCTCAAGGGTCTGGGTGGCAGCGACGCCGTGCTGGCGCTGGATGAAGTCATTGTCAAAAATCGTGACAGCTACGGCAAAACCCGCCTGCTGGCGGAAACTCTGGTGGACGGCGAATACACCTTCGACCAGTTCAAGAGCCAGAAAGCCGAACCGCGCGCGCTGAAGAAAATCACCCTGCTGACCATCAAGGCCGCGCAAGCCGAAGTGCAGCGCGCCGTGAACCACGCGACCGCGATCGCCAATGGCATGGCCTTCACCCGCGACCTGGGCAACCTGCCGCCGAACATCTGCCACCCGACGTTCCTCGGTGAACAAGCCAAGAATCTGGGCAAAGAATTCAAGGATCTGAAAGTCGAAGTCCTCGACGAGAAGAAGATCAAATCCCTCGGTATGGGCTCGTTCTACGCCGTCGGCCAAGGCAGCGAGCAACCGCCGCGCCTGATCGTGATGCAGTACAACGGTGGCAAGAAATCCGAGAAGCCGTACGCACTGGTCGGTAAAGGCATCACCTTCGACACCGGCGGTATCAGCCTGAAGCCAGGCGCCGGCATGGACGAAATGAAATACGACATGGGCGGCGCGGCCTCCGTGTTCGGCACCCTGCGTGCCGTGCTTGAACTGAAACTGCCGATCAACCTGGTGTGCATCCTCGCCTGCGCCGAGAACATGCCGAGCGGCAATGCAACCCGTCCGGGCGACATCGTCACCACCATGAGCGGCCAGACCGTGGAAATCCTCAACACCGACGCCGAAGGCCGTCTGGTGCTGTGCGACGCGCTGACCTATTCCGAGCGCTTCAAGCCGCAGGCAGTGATCGACATTGCCACCCTGACCGGCGCTTGCGTCGTTGCCTTGGGCGCCCACACCTCGGGCCTGCTGGGCAACAACGACGAACTGATCGGCCAACTGCTCAGCGCCGGCAAAGCCGCTGACGACCGCGCCTGGCAACTGCCGCTGTTCGACGAGTACCAAGAGCAACTGGACAGCCCGTTTGCCGACATCGCCAACATTGGCGGGCCGAAAGCCGGCACCATCACCGCCGCGTGCTTCCTGTCGCGCTTCACCAAGAACCTCAACTGGGCGCATCTGGACATCGCGGGCACCGCATGGACCAGCGGCGGCAAGGACAAAGGTGCAACCGGCCGTCCGGTGCCTCTGCTGACCCAGTACCTGCTGGATCGCGCCAAAGCCTGA
- the lptF gene encoding LPS export ABC transporter permease LptF, with protein sequence MIVFRYLSREVLLTLSAVSAVLLVIIMSGRFIKYLAQAAAGQLDPGSLFLIMGFRLPGFLQLILPLGLFLGILLAYGRLYLESEMTVLSATGMSQQKLFRMTLFPATLVALVVAWLSLGLAPQGANQFQLLLNKQDALTEFDTLEPGRFQALRDGTRVTYTETLSDDRVNLGSVFISQKNLGADQKDRGISVLVAESGRQEVRPDGNRYLILDNGYRYDGSPGQADYRAIHYETYGVLLPKPDVSEEVTDRDAMPTSSLLGSDDIRSKTELQWRLSLPLLVFIVTLMAVPLSRVNPRQGRFLKLLPAILLYMAYLTILIAARGALEKGKIPPALGLWWVHAIFLFIGLGLLYWEPLRLKMASRRAAALEVARG encoded by the coding sequence TTGATCGTCTTCCGTTATCTGTCCCGCGAAGTCCTGTTGACCCTCAGCGCCGTGAGTGCCGTGCTGCTGGTCATCATCATGAGCGGTCGCTTCATCAAATACCTGGCGCAGGCCGCTGCCGGCCAGCTCGATCCGGGCTCGTTGTTCCTGATCATGGGCTTTCGTCTGCCGGGTTTCCTGCAACTGATTCTGCCGCTGGGCCTGTTTCTCGGCATCCTGCTGGCGTACGGTCGCCTGTATCTTGAAAGCGAAATGACCGTGCTGTCGGCCACCGGCATGAGCCAGCAGAAGCTGTTTCGCATGACCCTGTTTCCGGCGACGCTGGTTGCATTGGTCGTGGCATGGCTGAGCCTGGGCCTGGCCCCGCAAGGCGCCAATCAGTTTCAGTTACTCCTGAACAAGCAGGATGCACTGACTGAATTCGATACCCTTGAACCGGGGCGTTTCCAGGCCCTGCGTGACGGCACTCGGGTGACTTACACCGAAACCCTGAGCGACGATCGCGTCAATCTGGGCAGTGTATTCATTTCGCAGAAGAACCTCGGAGCCGATCAAAAGGATCGCGGGATTTCCGTGCTGGTGGCCGAAAGTGGTCGCCAGGAAGTGCGCCCCGACGGCAACCGCTATCTGATCCTCGATAACGGCTACCGCTACGACGGCAGCCCGGGTCAGGCCGATTACCGTGCCATTCATTACGAAACCTACGGCGTGCTGCTGCCCAAGCCGGACGTCAGCGAAGAAGTCACCGACCGTGACGCCATGCCGACCTCGTCTCTGCTGGGCAGCGATGACATCCGCTCCAAAACCGAACTGCAATGGCGTTTGTCCCTGCCGCTGCTGGTGTTTATCGTGACCCTGATGGCGGTGCCGCTGTCGCGAGTCAATCCGCGCCAAGGGCGTTTCCTCAAGCTGCTGCCGGCGATTCTTCTTTATATGGCTTATCTGACCATCCTGATTGCCGCGCGCGGCGCCCTTGAAAAAGGCAAGATCCCACCGGCCCTTGGCCTGTGGTGGGTGCACGCGATCTTCCTGTTCATCGGTCTCGGCCTGCTCTATTGGGAGCCGCTGCGTCTGAAAATGGCCAGCCGTCGCGCCGCTGCGCTGGAGGTGGCCCGTGGTTAA